From the Bombus vancouverensis nearcticus chromosome 3, iyBomVanc1_principal, whole genome shotgun sequence genome, one window contains:
- the LOC143302437 gene encoding uncharacterized protein LOC143302437, whose translation MNAIVKFEPLLVKKEIVQCKRCQRYCHTQKYRNHTFRCVKCAGTHSADQCAKSPETPAKCIHCQGDHPANYKGCPAYKTLYTNRYPKLRAKEVSNQTPSPPKFTTTPTPSTNQTPSPTKFISTSTSYEQAVQGIQNNPNSQRNLPQNSVPNPPNTDNSSRLEKLIEKQSEQINHLLSLLTLIVEKLALPDSK comes from the coding sequence atgaacgcaatagtaaaattcgaaccactgcttgtgaaaaaagaaatagtgcaatgcaaaaggtgccaaaggtactgtcatacgcagaaataccgcaaccatactttccgatgcgttaaatgcgcaggcactcactccgctgaccagtgcgccaaatcaccggaaactccagcgaaatgcatccactgccaaggggaccaccccgccaactacaaaggctgcccagcatataaaacactatacacgaacaggtaccctaaactcagagcaaaagaggtatccaaccaaacacccagcccgccgaaattcacgactaccccaaccccctcaaccaaccaaacacccagtcctaccaaattcatctccacctcaacctcctatgaacaagcagtacaaggcatccaaaataacccgaacagccaaaggaaccttccccaaaacagtgtccccaacccacctaacacagacaactcctcaaggcttgagaagctaatagagaaacaatcagagcaaataaatcacttgctatcgctactaacactcatcgtggaaaaattagcactccccgactcaaaataa
- the LOC143302434 gene encoding glutathione S-transferase-like: MLVADRRKVAQSTTICRYLAKQYDLVGKTDWANLHIDATVDTIHDIRHKIAAFHYEEDEKVKAAKRKAAEETLPFILERLDQQVKENDGYFYDGTLSWADLTFVALLDYLNFMYKSDLIENYENLKLLEKKVLLLPKIKNWIERRPVSEF, encoded by the exons atgctcgtagctgatagaaggaaggttgctcagtctacaactatttgccgttacttagccaaacaatatgacttagttggaaagactgactgggcaaatcttcatattgatgccactgttgatactattcatgatattcgtcata aaattgccgccttccactatgaggaggacgagaaggtcaaagctgcaaaacgcaaggctgctgaagagacgctgccgttcattttagaacgtttggaccagcaagtgaaggaaaatgacggctacttctacgatggtactctctcttgggctgatttaacattcgttgctctgctcgattatttgaactttatgtacaagtctgatctgatcgagaattacgagaatctgaagctgctggagaaaaaggtcctccttctgcccaagatcaaaaactggattgagagacgcccagttagcgaattctaa